In Beijerinckia indica subsp. indica ATCC 9039, the genomic window CGGTGGCGGACATGCTGGAGCAGAGTCTGGCGCGCCTCGGCACCGACTACATTGACCTTTACTGGATTCACAATCCTGCCGATGTGGCACGGTGGACGCCCCACCTGATCCCGCTGCTGGAGAGTGGAAAGGTCAAACATGTCGGCGTCTCGAATCACAACCTGGGCGAAATCGAGTTCGCCAACCGGATCCTCGGAGAAGCCGGGTTTCGGGTCGAAGCCATCCAGAACCACTACAGTCTCCTTTACCGCAGCTCTGAGAACGCTGGCATCCTGGACTACTGCCGCAACCAGGGCATCTTGTTCTTCGCCTATATGGTGCTCGAACAGGGCGCCCTGAGCGGCAGGTACAGTCCGGAGAACCCGCTGCCGGAAGGCAGCAGCCGGGCGCAGGCTTACAATGGCATGCTGTCTCAGCTGAAGGCCCTGACGGACAAGCTCGCCTCGATCGGCCAGAAGCAGGATGCGGCAGCTCCCGATGTCACGACAGCTTGGGCCATCGCCAAGGGCGCGACGCCGATCATCGGCGTCACCAAGCCCAACTACATCGATGGCCTGATACGAGCCAGCGCTATGGCGCTCTCTCGCGACGACATCGTAGAGCTAGAAACTCTCGCTGACGCCGCTAACGTGAACACCCGCGGCTGGTGGGAACAAGAAATGTAAGTTCGAAGGGGGCGTTTAGCAGAGCAGCCATCGCCGCGAAAGTGGCTACTCAATATGGCGACTACTCAAGCTTTTACCGGTTCCCGACTATCAGCGCCCGGTCGTTGCTGTTGTCCGGCGTGAAAGATTGGCTCTTGTTGAGGGGTTATCGGCGTCCAAAATTGCGCGGCGATTGGCACGCGCGGGCATATCAGCGGCCATCTAGTCCCTCTCAACTTTCGAATGGGGGCCGCATCGCGGGGCCACTGTTAATCTGCGACCGAGCTATCTGGTTTTCGGCAGCGCACTCGCGCCCCGATTCTTGGACGCTGACTAAATACAGCCGCACTGATCCCTGCGAGGCCCTCGCTGAGGATCAAGCTTTGAGCGCCACGGCGAAGCTGCGAGCACATCCGACAGCGGGTCCATGCGCCACTCCTGAACGATTGCGAACTATTTGCGAATTTTATGGCGTGGATCGTTCCCGAGCAACTACCTAATTTGGGAGGCAATTTCGAACGAGGAGAAGGCATGCGGATATTCGTCACCGGTGCAACGGGATGGGTCGGCTCGGCCGTGGTCGAGGATCTCATCGCCGCGGGCCATGAGGTCACGGGCCTCTCCCGGTCATCCGCAAGCGCCGAGAAGCTTGCTGCGACCGGGGCGCAGGTGGTGCGCGGAGCGATCGAGGACCTCGATGTGCTGCGGGCCGCCGCAGGACAGGCCGATGCCGTGATCCACACCGCCTTCAACCATAACTGGTCGCGCTTTGCCGAGAACTGCGCGGCCGACAAGCGCGCTATCGAGGTGTTGGGCGCGGAACTCGAAGGGTCCGAGCGGCCGCTTGTCGTCACGTCCGGCGTCGCACTGCTCGCGCCCAGGCGTCTCGCCACCGAGGCAGATGTGGCACCTCCCGTGACGGAGAGTTTCCCGCGCGCCTCAGAGGCTGTGGTCGAAGAGCTTCGCGGTTGCGGCGTCCGGGTGGCGACGGTGCGGCTTGCCCCCTCGGTCCATGGCGTGGGCGATCATGGCTTCGTACCGCGCCTCGCCGGCATCGCTCGCGATAAGGGCGTTTCGGCCTATATCGGCGACGGCAAGAACCGCTGGCCTGCGGTGCATCGGCTTGACGCCGCCCGGGTCTTCCGCCTCGCGCTGGATCACACCGCTGAAGGGCCGTTTCACGCCGTCGCCGAACAGGGCATTGCGCTGAAGGACATCGCTGAGGCGATCGCCCGCCAATTCGATCTGCCTTTGATCTCGATTTCCGCCGATGGGGCGGCTGAGCACTTCGGATGGTTTGCGCCGTTCGTGGGCATCGACGCGCCGACCAGCAGCGACCGCACGCGCGCGGTTCTGGATTGGAAGCCGGAACAGCCAGGGCTGCTCGATGATCTCGCCAAGCCGGACTACTTCGGCTCCTGAGCCGTCGGCCGACCTCGCCCAAGTTGAAACCAGGAGAGAGCCAGGATGCGGGTTTTTGTTACAGGCGCCACAGGCTTCATAGGGGCTGCGATCGTCCGCGACCTCATAGAGGCTGGCCACCAAGTCACCGGGCTCGTCCGCTCGGCTGAGGCGGCCGCAAGGCTTGAAGCCGCCGGAGCGAAAGCCCACCGTGGCACGATCGAGGATCTGGGAGGCCTGAGCCGGGCAGCCGCCGAGGCCGATGGCGCAATCCATACGGCCTTTTTCCATGCATTTTCGCAGGCCAGTCTTGGAACTCGCTTGCAGGTCGTGTTCGGGGGGAGCCCGAGCAACATTGTCCAGCGGTTCATGACTGCCGCCGTCGAGGCAGACCGGCGCGCGATCGAGACAATCGGCAATGGACTCCGCGGAAAGGACCGATCGCTTGTCATTGCCTTCCCGACGATGGCGATGGCGCAGGGCCGCTTGGCGGTGGAATCAGACGCCGCCGATCGGAACGCGGTGGGCGGCATCAGATCCCGATGCGAAAATGCAGCCCTGTCGCTCGCGGCACGCGGCGTAAGGGCGACGATTGTTAGGCTACCTCCATCAGTACACGATGAGACGCGGCAGGGCCTTGTCACTCAGTTGATTGCGCTCGCGCGCAAGAAGCAGGTCTCCACCTATGTCGACGATGGCAGCAACAGATGGAGCGCAGTGCATCGGCTTGACGCCTCCCGCCTGTTCAGGCTCGCGCTTGAAAGCGGTGAGGCCGGCGTTCGCTACCATGCGGTCGCTGAAGAAGGCATCCCGATGCGCGACATCGCGGAGACCATTGGCCGCCGTCTCGAGCTCCCGGTCAGAAGTCAATCTTCGAAGGAGGCCGCCAAACATTTCGGCTGGCTCGCGCCGTTCATTGGCGCGGACAATCCGGCTTCAAGCCAGGCCACGCGTGAGCGGCTGAATTGGGAGCCAACACATCCCCGGCTGATGATCGACATCGCAAGCACTCTTCGCAGCGCGGACGCGCCTGCATCGCCGTCGTCCCACTGAAGCGAGCGCAAACCCAGAAACCATCCTGCACGGCTCCAGTGGCGGACATCACGCGCGACTAAAGAGCGCCGCGGCGCGGCCTGCGGGGAACAGATGAGTTTTTCCAATGCAATTGACCAAACTTTTGCCCTTAGCTTTCACCGTCGCCATCGCGCTCGCCCCGCCAAGTTGGGCGGAGCCTGTGGCATCCGGCGTCCCCGGCATGATTTTCGACCATGATGTGCCGGTCACCATGACCGACGGGGTGCAACTGCGCGTGAATATCTACCGTCCCGAAAAGCCAGGTCACTATCCGGTTCTGATGCTGATGGGGCCCTACGGCAAAGATACGAGCATGGCCGATGCACCGGCCTACAAGACATCCTGGGCAAAGCTGATCGCGAAATATCCGGATCTCTGCAAGAAGTCCTCCTGCCGCTACATCCGCTTCGAGGCGCCCGACCCGGAGCGCTGGGTCGCAAACGGTTACATCGTCATTCATGCCGACGTCCGCGGCGCCGGTGCATCGCCCGGCGTGCTCGACCCTTTCTCCCCGCGCGAGACCGAGGACTATGCGACGCTGATCACTTGGGCGGCGCGCCAGCCGTGGAGCTCAGGGAAGGTCGGTCTGTTTGGCACATCGTTCCAGGCGATCAACCAGTATCAGGTCGCCGCTCTCCAGCCTGAAGGTCTTGCGGCGATCCTGCCCTGGGAGGGTGC contains:
- a CDS encoding aldo/keto reductase, yielding MTIDNLKIPTVALGTWAWGDSGETGDGYFGSPLTRAGLEEVADKAHAAGFTLWDTAMVYGMGRSETVLGEVLKRYARSDYQLSTKFTPQAAGTSDDPVADMLEQSLARLGTDYIDLYWIHNPADVARWTPHLIPLLESGKVKHVGVSNHNLGEIEFANRILGEAGFRVEAIQNHYSLLYRSSENAGILDYCRNQGILFFAYMVLEQGALSGRYSPENPLPEGSSRAQAYNGMLSQLKALTDKLASIGQKQDAAAPDVTTAWAIAKGATPIIGVTKPNYIDGLIRASAMALSRDDIVELETLADAANVNTRGWWEQEM
- a CDS encoding SDR family oxidoreductase, yielding MRIFVTGATGWVGSAVVEDLIAAGHEVTGLSRSSASAEKLAATGAQVVRGAIEDLDVLRAAAGQADAVIHTAFNHNWSRFAENCAADKRAIEVLGAELEGSERPLVVTSGVALLAPRRLATEADVAPPVTESFPRASEAVVEELRGCGVRVATVRLAPSVHGVGDHGFVPRLAGIARDKGVSAYIGDGKNRWPAVHRLDAARVFRLALDHTAEGPFHAVAEQGIALKDIAEAIARQFDLPLISISADGAAEHFGWFAPFVGIDAPTSSDRTRAVLDWKPEQPGLLDDLAKPDYFGS
- a CDS encoding SDR family oxidoreductase, giving the protein MRVFVTGATGFIGAAIVRDLIEAGHQVTGLVRSAEAAARLEAAGAKAHRGTIEDLGGLSRAAAEADGAIHTAFFHAFSQASLGTRLQVVFGGSPSNIVQRFMTAAVEADRRAIETIGNGLRGKDRSLVIAFPTMAMAQGRLAVESDAADRNAVGGIRSRCENAALSLAARGVRATIVRLPPSVHDETRQGLVTQLIALARKKQVSTYVDDGSNRWSAVHRLDASRLFRLALESGEAGVRYHAVAEEGIPMRDIAETIGRRLELPVRSQSSKEAAKHFGWLAPFIGADNPASSQATRERLNWEPTHPRLMIDIASTLRSADAPASPSSH